One Lactobacillus crispatus DNA segment encodes these proteins:
- a CDS encoding IS982 family transposase, whose amino-acid sequence MNCLKLKRFSHHLQVSFKDLVIICRHWYRLYAPAEFTHRRNIDQIKTTDSLILALLIWQAKTGIESQRRFCECFNCLSHSRFNRRSRQLLQLIYQIRQEMNKKVDLNGHFLIIDSFPVPVCQPIRNYRAKIFRGYANIGYKATKKIYFYGFKVHAIVSDDGYILDYVVTKASVHDAKETVELMENAHPSNYYLLGDEGYLGKELHQQLKQMGYELWTPYRKNMTGAKKHNDHQLMAIRRTIESDFSLLTYYNAENNRARSLIGFQSRLEIAILAYNLAYCLERFN is encoded by the coding sequence TTGAACTGCCTTAAGCTTAAGCGTTTTAGCCACCATTTACAAGTTAGTTTTAAAGATTTAGTGATAATTTGTCGGCACTGGTATCGTTTGTATGCACCGGCTGAGTTTACTCATCGGCGAAATATTGATCAAATTAAAACTACGGACAGTCTGATTTTGGCTTTACTTATCTGGCAAGCTAAGACAGGAATTGAATCACAAAGAAGATTCTGTGAATGTTTCAATTGTTTATCACACTCACGTTTTAATCGGCGTTCACGTCAGCTATTGCAATTGATTTATCAGATACGGCAAGAAATGAATAAAAAGGTTGACCTGAATGGACATTTCTTGATCATTGACAGCTTTCCGGTACCTGTTTGCCAACCAATTCGCAACTATCGTGCTAAAATTTTTCGCGGTTATGCCAACATTGGTTATAAGGCCACCAAGAAAATTTACTTCTATGGTTTCAAAGTTCATGCCATTGTTAGCGATGACGGTTACATTCTTGATTATGTCGTAACAAAAGCATCAGTTCATGATGCCAAGGAGACAGTTGAACTGATGGAAAATGCACATCCATCTAATTACTATCTTCTTGGCGACGAAGGCTATTTAGGCAAAGAACTGCATCAACAGCTAAAACAAATGGGTTATGAACTTTGGACACCATATCGTAAAAATATGACAGGAGCTAAAAAGCACAATGATCATCAATTGATGGCTATTCGCAGAACAATTGAAAGCGACTTTTCGCTTCTGACCTATTACAATGCCGAGAACAATCGAGCACGTAGTCTGATAGGCTTTCAAAGCCGGTTGGAAATTGCAATTTTAGCTTATAATTTGGCTTATTGTCTAGAACGATTTAACTAG